From one Astatotilapia calliptera chromosome 10, fAstCal1.2, whole genome shotgun sequence genomic stretch:
- the cytl1 gene encoding cytokine-like protein 1, translating into MAIFKHVLFISSLMPLILSYPFYPPTCYTKVLSMARDLTQWAADLKRDPETSYCMAHMPNLYIDVHNGCVMYKMSTYLQMVEGLRQRRCAYTRDVRKLGVTMRQLFIIMSERCHGDLVFTAFDCSALER; encoded by the exons ATGGCGATCTTTAAACACGTGTTGTTTATCTCATCTTTGATGCCGCTGATATTGAGCTACCCTTTCTACCCTCCAACATGCTATACTAAGGTGCTGAGCATGGCCCGGGACCTCACCCAGTGGGCAGCAGATTTGAAAAGGGACCCAGAGACT AGTTACTGCATGGCACACATGCCAAATCTCTACATTGATGTTCAT AATGGTTGTGTGATGTACAAAATGAGCACCTACCTCCAAATGGTGGAGGGCCTGCGACAACGCCGCTGTGCTTACACCAGAGACGTAAGGAAGCTGGGTGTCACTATGCGACAGCTCTTCATCATCATGTCAGAGAGATGCCACGGG gACTTGGTGTTCACAGCCTTTGACTGCTCTGCCCTGGAGCGCTGA